From a single Nicotiana tomentosiformis chromosome 2, ASM39032v3, whole genome shotgun sequence genomic region:
- the LOC138904618 gene encoding uncharacterized protein, whose translation METYNSRLAQIPGASPILKGLDFKKFIQKPFPPSAAPKLMPKRFLMPEIPKYNRTTDPNEHVTSYTCAIKGNNLEDDEIGYVLLKTIGETLSKGAMIWYHNLPPNSVDSFAMLAYSFVKAHAGAIKVKTRKPDLFKVKQRNNEMLREFVSRFQME comes from the coding sequence atggaaacctacaattccaggctcgcccaaatcccaggagcatccccgatattgaagggcttggatttcAAGAAATTTATTCAAAAGCCGTTTCCCCCGAGTGCGGCTCCGAAGCTAATGCCCAAAAGGTTTctcatgcccgaaattcctaagtacaacagaaCGACCGACCCGAACGAGCATGTAACGTcttatacatgcgccatcaaagggaacaatttggaagatgatgagatcgggTATGTCTTGTTGAAAACAAtcggagagaccctgtcaaagggagctatgatatggtaccacaacctTCCTCCTAATTCtgttgactcatttgctatgcttgcatattccttcgtaaaagcacatgccggtgcTATAAAGGTTAAGACCAGGAAgccggaccttttcaaagtaaagcagAGGAATAATGAGATGCTTAGAGAATTCGTTTCTCGAttccaaatggaatga